A stretch of Eleutherodactylus coqui strain aEleCoq1 chromosome 2, aEleCoq1.hap1, whole genome shotgun sequence DNA encodes these proteins:
- the CD74 gene encoding HLA class II histocompatibility antigen gamma chain isoform X1, which yields MADEAENLVQNEVAEDNIITVSSREPRTLTCNRRNVVPALSIFVALLIAGQAVSVYFLSQQQSKINELDLTTKQLKLNDMIDKLPGSPPSQQRPKLRIATFNAPMALRNDGTMELLEKAAMDSNGVGDAVRYMLQMQNPMKKYPSFNGTVLENLRKLRRSLSYEEWTVFDTWMQQWYLFYLVQNSKELETPGTSVPQHRDLPVDLERSRNLVYVTTSYSSDSAPSYIDESPSGAPLMTECQRRAQAHVQLGAYRPQCDKNGNYKPMQCQWNIHYCWCVYSNGTEIPETRARTKVDCSDLSEPMIKEELLHFAN from the exons ATGGCTGATGAGGCGGAGAACCTGGTGCAGAACGAGGTGGCTGAAGACAATATCATCACCGTCTCCAGCAGGGAACCACG TACTTTGACATGTAACAGAAGAAATGTTGTGCCGGCTCTTTCCATCTTTGTTGCGCTTCTCATCGCCGGTCAAGCGGTGTCGGTCTACTTCCTCAGCCAGCAGCAGAGCAAGATCAATGAGCTGGACCTCACAACCAAGCAGCTGAAACTCAACGACATGATAGACAAACTTCCTGGATCAC CTCCTTCCCAACAGCGACCAAAGCTGAGAATCGCGACTTTCAACGCTCCTATGGCTTTACGTAATGATGGAACCATGGAG CTGCTGGAGAAAGCGGCGATGGACAGCAACGGTGTTGGAGATGCAGTGCGATACATGCTGCAG ATGCAGAACCCTATGAAGAAATATCCATCATTCAACGGCACCGTCCTAGAAAACCTCAGGAAGTTGAGGAGGAGTTTGAGCTATGAGGAGTGGACG GTCTTCGACACTTGGATGCAGCAGTGGTATCTGTTTTACTTGGTGCAGAACTCCAAAGAACTAGAGACTCCAG GAACCAGTGTACCGCAGCACAGAGACCTACCTGTTGACTTGGAAAGAAGCAGAAACCTGGTTTATGTCACTACCAGTTACTCATCTGACTCAGCCCCCAGTTATATCGATGAGAGCCCAAGTG GAGCCCCACTGATGACTGAATGCCAAAGGAGAGCTCAAGCCCACGTTCAGCTTGGTGCCTATCGCCCTCAATGCGATAAGAACGGCAACTACAAACCCATGCAATGCCAGTGGAACATACACTACTGCTGGTGCGTCTACAGTAATGGAACGGAGATCCCGGAGACCAGGGCTCGAACCAAGGTCGACTGCAGCG ACCTTAGTGAGCCCATGATAAAGGAGGAACTGCTCCACTTTGCTAATTAA
- the CD74 gene encoding HLA class II histocompatibility antigen gamma chain isoform X2 gives MADEAENLVQNEVAEDNIITVSSREPRTLTCNRRNVVPALSIFVALLIAGQAVSVYFLSQQQSKINELDLTTKQLKLNDMIDKLPGSPPSQQRPKLRIATFNAPMALRNDGTMELLEKAAMDSNGVGDAVRYMLQMQNPMKKYPSFNGTVLENLRKLRRSLSYEEWTVFDTWMQQWYLFYLVQNSKELETPGAPLMTECQRRAQAHVQLGAYRPQCDKNGNYKPMQCQWNIHYCWCVYSNGTEIPETRARTKVDCSDLSEPMIKEELLHFAN, from the exons ATGGCTGATGAGGCGGAGAACCTGGTGCAGAACGAGGTGGCTGAAGACAATATCATCACCGTCTCCAGCAGGGAACCACG TACTTTGACATGTAACAGAAGAAATGTTGTGCCGGCTCTTTCCATCTTTGTTGCGCTTCTCATCGCCGGTCAAGCGGTGTCGGTCTACTTCCTCAGCCAGCAGCAGAGCAAGATCAATGAGCTGGACCTCACAACCAAGCAGCTGAAACTCAACGACATGATAGACAAACTTCCTGGATCAC CTCCTTCCCAACAGCGACCAAAGCTGAGAATCGCGACTTTCAACGCTCCTATGGCTTTACGTAATGATGGAACCATGGAG CTGCTGGAGAAAGCGGCGATGGACAGCAACGGTGTTGGAGATGCAGTGCGATACATGCTGCAG ATGCAGAACCCTATGAAGAAATATCCATCATTCAACGGCACCGTCCTAGAAAACCTCAGGAAGTTGAGGAGGAGTTTGAGCTATGAGGAGTGGACG GTCTTCGACACTTGGATGCAGCAGTGGTATCTGTTTTACTTGGTGCAGAACTCCAAAGAACTAGAGACTCCAG GAGCCCCACTGATGACTGAATGCCAAAGGAGAGCTCAAGCCCACGTTCAGCTTGGTGCCTATCGCCCTCAATGCGATAAGAACGGCAACTACAAACCCATGCAATGCCAGTGGAACATACACTACTGCTGGTGCGTCTACAGTAATGGAACGGAGATCCCGGAGACCAGGGCTCGAACCAAGGTCGACTGCAGCG ACCTTAGTGAGCCCATGATAAAGGAGGAACTGCTCCACTTTGCTAATTAA